tcaacaattggacaactACTCCTtttcctacttggagggagtcctggtagttggctctgattttcctttttgttttctggattattccagggttgtaatccagattcctttttatttctattattgctcaacaaagtgtgaaaccttgttatcccataattcaataaaacaaaaaagtttcttctttattccttattttatatgttatttttaattttgtttccttcgtttgtttttctgaacagttcttttcatactggttctaacgacatgacatgcacaacggatcttcaacctagtctaaaagatcaatctgattccgaactaactatacaagaggtcgattatgataatgaatcggaatacgatgaggatgaaacCTTCGAGGAGATAAAgagggagttaagccagtttgaagaaaagtccaagcccaacttaaataacacagaagccatcaatttaggggatgccggcgatatcagagaagctaaaataagcatccacattgcgccaaatatcagggaggaattgatcaaaatacttattgagttcaaagatatttttgcatggtcatatgatgacatgccggggttaagcacagatttagtagttcataaattgccaaccgACCCGGCATGACCTCCCGTCAAACagaagttgaggaagttcaagacggatatgagtgtgaagattaaagaggaagtaaccaaacagctgcaagcaaaggttattcgtgtcactcgatatcctgattggttggctaatgtggtgccggtgccaaagaaagttgggaagatcagggtgtgtgtcgattaccgcaatctgaacagagcaagcccaaaggacaactttcctttacccaacatccatatcttgatcgacaattgttccggacgtgagatcggatcttttgtagattgctatgctgggtatcatcagattctgatggatgaagaagatgcggaaaagacggcattcattacgccatggggaacttattgctaccgggtaatgccatttggtttgaaaaatgctggagcaatgtacatgagagcgatgaccactgtgtttcatgacatgatccacaaagaaattgaggtgtacgtggacgatgtgatcataaaatccaagcatcaggaagaccacgtagcagacctaaagaggttttttcaaagacttcgaaggtatgatattaagctcaacccggccaaatgtgcatttggagttccatttggaaagttgttgggattcatcgtcagtcggcgaggtattgaactggacccgtcaaagatcaaatctatccaagatttgtcccccgccgaagaacaagacagaagtaatgagtctgttgggaaggttgaattacatcaacagatttattgctcaactcacagcgacttgtgaacccatttttcggctactaaagaaggatgctgcgatagaatggacgacagaatgtcaggaggcatttgaccagatcaaaggatatttatcaaatccacctgtgttagTTCCACCTGAACTAGGGagaccattaatcctttatctaacggtcttggagaattcgtttggctgcgtgttggggaaacacgacattacaggaagaaaggagcaagccatctattatctcagcaagaagtttacagtatatgaggttaagtacactcaactcgagaagacatgttgtgccctaacttgggtggcccagaaattgaagcattatttgtcctcatatactacttatcttatTTCCCGCTTGGATCCGCTAacgtatatttttcagaagcctatgctcACAGGAAGGTTAgcgaaatggaaaatattactcacggagtttgacatcgtctatgtgacgaggacagccatgaaggcccaagcattggcagatcacttggctgagaatcccgttgatgaagaatacgagccgttgaggacgtattttcctgacgaggaagtaatgcatatagatgagttggaattacatgaggaaccaggttggaagcttttctttgatggatcCACAAATGCGAAGGGTGTTGGAAtaagagcggtacttatttctgaaacaggacgtcattatcctgttacagctcagctgcgtttctattgaaccaataacatggctgagtatgaggcatgcattttgggtctgcgactagctgcagacatggatgtccaggatgttttggtcttgggagactcggacctcctggtgcatcagattcagggtgattGGGAAACACGGGAtgtgaaactcataccatatcgacaatgtttgcacgatctgagcaagcaatttcgatcggtggagttcagacacatcccaagagttcacaatgaggttgccgatgtattggccactttagcatcgatgttgcaccacccagacgaAATTCATGTTGATTTGTtgtacatccaggttcgtgatcaacatgcctATTACAATATGATAgaagaagaagtggatggcgagccatggttttatgacgtcaaggagtacctcaggatggggatatacccggagcaggccaccagaGATAAAAAAGAGCCATCCGGCGATTGTCaagtggtttcttcctcagtagaggagtgttgtacaaaagaaccccagatttgggattgctgagatgtatagatgccagtcaagccacgacagttatgatagaggtacatgctggagtttgtgggccacatatgagtggatatgtattggtgaagaagattcttcgagcagggtattattggctcactatggagcgtgattgtatcagtttcgtgcggaaatgccatcaatgtcagatacacggagatttgattcattctccgccgacagaattgcatacaatgtcaacgccatggccatttgttgcatggggcatggatgtcattggacctattgagccgacagctaccaacggtcataggttcattctggtaaccatcgactatttcactaagcgggttgaagctaaaactttcaagtcggtaaccaagaaggcagtggtggattttgttcactcccatatcatctgtagatttggggtcccaaaagtgatcatcacggataatggtgctaatcttaacagcaatttgatgaaagaggtatgtcaacagtttaagattgcacactgcaattccaccccatatcgtcccaaggcgaatggagcagttgaagcagccaacaagaacatcaagaagatactgaggaagatggtagaaggatccagacaatggcatgaaaaattaccatttgcattgctgggttatcgcaccactgtccgtacttcagtaggagcaactccttatttattggtatatggaactgaagcagtaataccagcgaaagttgaaattccatcccttcggattgtcgctgaggctgagattgatgatgacgagtgggtcaaaacccgtttggagcagttgaacttgattgattaAACGAGATTGGcggctgtgtgtcatggccagttatatcaaaagagaatagcaagagcctacaacaagaaggtgcgccccagaaaatttgaggtggggcagcaggtgttgaaacgaatcctgccacatcaggccgaagcaaagggaaagttcgccccgaattggcaaggaccgttcattataaccagagtattatccaatggcgctttatgtttaacagatatcgacgggaagtgcgtcgacatggctatcaattctgacacagttaagagatattatgtatgttttctttttgtaattgttgtttgtttgtggttggcatttatcggagaatgaaatgacagaggcaatTCTTTTTTATATCCaaatactttatcctttgcttccccttttgagccttaattattctttcatatccctatttcggaatcagtaattaaaatgaaagaaaaagaaaaagagaaaaataatgataacaaagacaatagaaaagtcacaaaaaaacaaaggaattgggaactacgtttgaccatACACAAAAAaaaccatattgatgtccaaaaaagacctcccgatcagtattcgagaagtacaaagtcatgcaaatggaagtcgggaataacactctctTCCCcggcaaagaagaagatcataagctggaaatgaattgataaccGAAAGAacccccaacagagagagtcatatcggcagcactccaacccccagctgaaaaataaaataaaatgagagagtcttatcggtgaaaaccttcacaggcaccataaggcgacgaaagatgagagaaataaaatgagagagtattattggtgaaaaccttcacaggcaccgtaaggcgacgggatttgagagaaatgagagattcttattagtgaaaacccctcgaagggcactatgaggcgacaaaacaagattggcggaaaaGATCCGCATTTGGAAAAGAGTTGAATGCCTGTTTATCCCTAGCAACATGAGGCCATccaaaagattgattgatacgaatagactgggttgatcaatccggaGTGCACAACATGATCGATGGGATCGATTGTatttcagataagttcttttctttctttttccccaacATTTGTTTAGAAAGACTttatctttttctattttttgaaatcatcatttttttcatttcttggtttaaagactttacctccccagtagtttgtttttgaaaaggattttcagagcttactactagttgccaaaatggtgcaaagcaaaatgcgaataggacaggccaaagataaggcgacaaagcgaaaagaagttggtcgcaagaccaaatgatgaatgggtctagatcccaagaggaccaaatttccaggggaagttggagaaaaacgtAAAAATGACAGTTAAAAAGTTAtagatcaaattccaagaggatccccagcagatttgcgagatacatgaacaactccgacagattatcgaccaagctCCACGATGGTCgaacaacacagagcggggaaggaagagaaaagaaaaaccatccccagcaggagtattatCCTcatcaaataatatcatcccccatCAAGTTTTGTAGccaagcagggaaaggaaaaagggaactatccccagcagaagtggcatggccactcaccacattttaaactaacaaagttctctttgattttaagcagggaaaggaaatattattgacagcaggaagacagggtcacaaagaagattattaaactggggtagaaaattttctctcattacgaaaattttcttgaaagcagatagtcatttgggaaagagagaagataacaccAGTTTTAAAGGAAATAAAATCCCAAGCAGTATacaagaagggagatacaagttttaaaagaaaagcaatcttggaagaagcaagataacccgaaGTTATGACCTTTGgatcaatatcatccccaccattgttaaacgGAGGAAGATGATTCCCCAGCAATGTTACTCCCGGCAagtttcagggaagtgaaagcaccagctttaaaggaaatagtctttaaagaaggaaaatgacgcATTGGTGAAATAAAATATCTCTGTTATTCCTAGCATTTTTCAGAGGAACAAAACACCAGTTCGGAAGGAAgcaattgaagaagtcaggagcccgcctggagaatggaggtgttatttttaaggaatagaagtcaggagcccgcctggagaatggaggtgttatttttaaggaattgaagtctggagcccgcctggagaatggagatgttatttttaagaaattgaagtcaggagcccgcctggagaatggaggtgttatttttaaggaattgaagaagtcaggagcccgcctggagaatgaaggtgttatttttaaggaattgaagtcaggagcccgcctggagaatgaaggtgttatttttaaggaattgaagaagtcaggagcccgcctggagaatggaggtgttacatttaagttgttgttgaagtcaggagcccgcctggagaatggaggctgaattattttgaggaagttgttgaaatcaggagcccgcctggagaatggaggtgttatttttaagaaattgaagaagtcaggagcccacctggagaatgaaggtgttatttttaaggaattgaagtcaggagcccgcctggagaatggaggtgttatttttaaggaattgaagaagtcaggagcccgcctggagaatagaagtgttacatttaagttgttgttgaagtcaggagcctgcctggagaatggaggctgaattattttgaggaagttgttgaaatcaggagcccgcctggagaatggaggtgttatatttaagaaattgaagaagtcaggagcccgcctggagaatggaggagttacatttaagttgttgttgaagtcaggagcccgcctggagaatggaggtgttatttttaaggaattgaagaagtcaggagcccgcctggagaatggaggttttatttttaaggaattgaagaagtcaggagcccgcctggagaatggaggtgttacatttaagttgttgttgaagtcaggagcccgcctggagaatgaaggctgatttattttcaaagttgctatggaagtcaggagcccgcctggagaacggaggttgtttatcttaaaaggttgaagaagtcaggagcccgcctggagaacggaggctgaattatttttaagttgttattgaagttaggagcccgcctggagaatggaggtgttacattttcaaagttgttgaagtcaggagcccgcctggagaatggaggctgagttatttttaagttattgttgaagttaggagcccgcctagagaatggaggctgaattattttgagaaagttgttgaaatcaggagcccgcctgaagaatggaggctgatttatttttcaaagttggagaagtcaggagctcgctgggagaatggaggctgaagtatttttaagaagctgttggaatcaggagcccgcctgtagaacggaggttgttataatttttaagttgttaaagtcaggagcccgcctgtagaatggaggttgttaaatgttaagttggagaagtcaggaccccgcttgtagaacggaggttgtttattttaaaatggagaagtcaggagctcgcctgtagaatggaggttgttatatttttaagttgaagagGTCAGGACCCGCCGgtagaatggaggctgatttatttttcaaagttggagaagttaggagcccgcctggagaatggaggctgaattattttaagaagttgttggagtcaggagcccgcctgtagaacggaggttgttatatttttaagaggcgcttttgggaggggttggatgagattgttcgtagtataccgccttctgagaggttattcataggaggagatttcaatagtcatattgggtcatctgcaggtgggtacactgaggtgcatgtcggctttggtttcggggagcgaaacggagggggcatttcactgttggactttgccaaggctttcgatctagtcattgcgaactcgagttttacgaagcgggatgaacatttggttacttaccaaagttcggtggcgaagacttagattgactatctccttctcaggagatgcgacagaaggttgtgcgaggactgcaaggttatcccaggtgagaccctctcaactcaacataggcttttggtgatggacatttgtattaggataaggaggaagaagaggtcagtacaaggatgcccaggattaggtggggcgccttaactaaggataaagctgaggcattggaaggaaggttatcgacaatgggagcttggagaagtagtggggacgcaaacacaatgtagtcggcgatggcggactgtataagaaaggcggcgagagaggtgttagggatatctacgggccataatggtggccacaaaggagattggtagTGGAATGCAgctgtccaaggtaaagtggaaacaaagaaggcggcttacctgcggttagtagggagcactgaagAGGAGAAGAAGAGCGAGAACGGTCAAAGGTATAAAGTAGCTAGGAAGGAGGTGAAGATGGCAGTGACGAAGGTTAAGACGAcaacttttgctcgtctgtatgaggaactaaggaacaaaggtggggagaagaagttattccgactcgctaaggcgagagagaggacaactcgggatctggaccaagtgaggtgcataaaagatgatgacggcaaagttttgatgggagatgaccagattaagaggaggtggcagacctactttcataaacttctaagtgaagaaggggatcaggatattatacttggggaattgaggaatgccaacaatcaccatgaattaagtaactgtagggacattgagatcgatgaagtcattgaggcaatgcgtaagatgagaaggggcagagctaccgggccagacgaaattccggttgaactatggaggtgtgtgggtagatcatgcttggaatggcttactgcattgtttagtgttatattcaagactaataagatgcctgaagagtggaggtggagtacaatggtcacgttgtataagaacaaaggtgttgtccagagctgtaacaactatagaggcatcaaattactaagtcataccatgaaagtttgggagagagtggtagaaatgagagtgcggaggacggtgtctatttcagacaaccagttcaggttcatgccgggacgatctaccacagaagctatccaccttattaggaggatggtggaacagtacagagataagaagaaggatctccacatggtgtttattgatctggagaaagcgtacgataaggttcctaggaaggtcttatggagctgcttagaggataaaggggtcccgagtaactatattagggtgattaaagacatgtatgatggagctaagactcgggttaggacagtaggaggcgactctgaacactttccagttattacggggttgcaccaagggtctgcgctcagcccattcctatttgccctggtgatggatgcactgactcatcatattcaaggggaggtgccatggtgcatgctatttgctgatgacattattctaattgacgagacacgaggcggcgtcaacgagaggctagagatttggagacatgctcttgagtctaaaggtttcaagttgagcaggacgaagacggaatacctcgagtgcaaatttggagttgagccgacggaagcgggagttgaagtgaggcttgactctcaagtcattcccaagaggggtagtttcaagtaccttggatcggttattcaggggatcggggagattgacgaggatgtcacacaccgtataggggtggggtggatgaagtggaggttagcgtcgggagtcttgtgtgacaagaaagtgccaccgttactaaaaggtaagttttatagagcagtggttaggcctgccatgttatatggaactgaatgttggccggtaaagaactcacacatccagaagatgaaagtagcagagatgaggatgttgaggtggatgtgcgggcatactaggatggataagattaggaatgaagatattcgagagaaggtgggcgtggcccccatggaggacaagatacGGGAAGTAAGAcgcagatggttcgggcacattcaaaggaggagcactgatgcaccggtgaggaggtgtgagcgactggctgtagtagGCACGCGGAGaagtagagggcgacctaagaagtattggggagaggtgatcagacaggacatggcgtgacttaggattactgaggacatggcccttgacagggaattatggaggtcgagcattaagattgtaggttaggggaaacttgtgaatatttctacagcacaatagagtgagactagccagttaggagttagactaagaatgtaattggtcgtctattgatgcagggctttacctgctagttttactataccagccatctatttcgtatttcgtatttcatatctcttatattgctgttattttattatgcatttttatggtactaatatatcggctcctgttgctttttttgagccgagggtctcctggaaacaacctctctacccttcggggtaggggtaaggtctgcgtacatattaccctccccagaccccacttatgagattatactgggtcgttgttgttgttgttaaagtcaggagtccgcctgtag
This sequence is a window from Nicotiana sylvestris chromosome 3, ASM39365v2, whole genome shotgun sequence. Protein-coding genes within it:
- the LOC138888294 gene encoding uncharacterized protein; this translates as MDVQDVLVLGDSDLLVHQIQGDWETRDVKLIPYRQCLHDLSKQFRSVEFRHIPRVHNEVADVLATLASMLHHPDEIHVDLLYIQVRDQHAYYNMIEEEVDGEPWFYDVKEYLRMGIYPEQATRDKKEPSGDCQVVSSSVEECCTKEPQIWDC